The sequence GCATCGGCGACCCTGCTCAAGGGCGAGAAGGTGGGCCTGGTCGGCCCCAATGGCGCCGGCAAGACCACTTTGTTCCGCATGATTACCGGCGAGGAACAGCCCGACGAGGGCCAGGTGTCGGTCGATCGCGGCACGAGCATCGGCTATTTCAGCCAGGATGTCGGCGAGATGAGCGGCCGTCCTGTCGTTGCCGAGGTGATGGACGGCGCCGGCCCGGTCAGCGCGCTCATCGCGGAGATGCGGGCGCTCGAAGCCGATATGGGCGACCCCGACAAGGCCGGCCAGATGGACGCCATCATCGAGCGCTACGGCGAAGTGCAGCACCAGTTCGAAGAACTCGACGGTTATTCGCTCGATGGTCGCGCCCGCGAAGTGCTCGATGGCCTGGGCTTCTCGCAGGCCATGATGGATGGCGATGTCGGCGCGCTCTCGGGCGGCTGGAAGATGCGCGTGGCGCTGGCCCGCATCCTGCTCATGCGCCCCGATGCCCTGCTGCTCGACGAACCGAGCAACCACCTCGACCTCGAGTCGCTGATCTGGCTGGAAGATTTCCTGCAGAACTATTCGGGCGCCCTGTTCATGACCTCGCATGACCGCGAATTCATGAACCGCATCTGCACAAAGATCATCGAGATCGATGCGGGGTCGCTGACCACCTATTCGGGCAACTATGAATTCTACCAGGCCCAGCGCGCCATTGCCGAGAAGAACCAGCAGGCGCAATTCGAGCGCCAGCAGGCCATGCTGGCCAAGGAGCTCGACTTCATCGCCCGCTTCAAGGCGCGCGCGAGCCATGCCGCGCAGGTGCAGAGCCGGGTCAAGAAGCTTGACAAGATCGACCGGGTCGAGCCGCCCAAGCGGCGCCAGACGGTCGAGTTCGAATTCCGCCCTGCCCCGCGCTCGGGCGAAGACGTGGCCCTGCTCAAGGGTGTTTCCAAGAGCTATGGCGACCGCACCATCTATGACGGGCTCGATTTCCATGTGCGCCGTCGCGAGCGCTGGTGCATCATGGGCGTGAACGGCGCCGGCAAGTCGACCTTGCTCAAGCTGGTCACCGGCACGGCCGACCCCGATACCGGCACGGTAACGCGTGGCCCCTCGGTCAAGATGGCCTATTTCGCCCAGCATGCCATGGATGTGCTCGACGGTGAGCTGACCGTGTTCCAGCAGCTCGAGAGCAGTTTCCCCCAGGCTGGCCAGGCGCCGCTGCGGGCACTGGCAGGGTGCTTCGGTTTTTCGGGCGACGAGATCGACAAGAAGTGCCGCGTGCTGTCGGGTGGCGAAAAAGCCCGGCTGGTGATGGCGATGATGCTGTTCGATCCGCCGAATTTCCTGGTGCTGGACGAACCGACCAACCACCTCGACATCGCCACTAAGGAAATGCTGATCAGCGCGCTCAGCCAGTATGAAGGCACCATGCTGTTCGTCAGCCACGACCGCCATTTCCTGGCGGCGCTCAGCAACCGCGTGCTGGAGCTGACGCCAGAGGGCGTGCATGTCTATGGCGGCGGCTACACCGAATATGTGCAATCGACCGGCCACGAGGCGCCTGGCCTGCGCAGCTAACGAGGTGCTGACGGCAAGCGGATGAATGTCGCTTTCCGATTCAGGATTGGACAACGCTTCGCTGATACTTCTGGGAGGTCCATGGGGCAGACGGCCCCGGCCTGACAGGAGGCCTGATTGACGTCATCATGGCAGATGCTGGCTGGCAATCTTGCCGTCGTCGCTCTGTTTGTCCTTGCATGGGCCCATGCCCGTTTCTGGCTGCGGGGGGTGCCCGGCGCCGTCCGCGCCGCCCTGTTCGGCCTGTGCATGGGCATGGGCGCGGTCAGCACCATGCTGATGTCTGCCGAAGTTACTCCGGGCCGCTTCCTCGACCTGCGCCTGTCACTGGTGGCGGTTTCCGCGTTCTTCGGCGGACCACTGGCCGGTCTGATCACGCTTCTCATGTCATTGACCTATCGGGCGATCATGGGCGGGGCCGGCGCCCTGCCAGCCATGGCGACCATGATCGTGGTGGCATTTATGGGTTTGGGGTTCCGCTTCCTTGTCAGCGGGAGGACCATCACCGTCTGGCACGCCCTGGGCCTGGGTGTGGCGACCGCGATGGCTTCGACCGTGAGCGCCGTCCTCCAGCAAACCGCCAACCCGCAGAACCTGGTGCCGTTGGCAGTGCTCAATACCATTGCCATCATGCTGGCCAGCGTGATTTTCCTCCATGCCCGCCGGTTCGCAGCCGAGCATGACCTACTGGCAGCCGCCCTGGCCCAGTCGCCCGACTACAACTACATCAAGGATCGCAACGGTCGCTTCGCTGCGGTCAACGAGCGGGTGGCAAGGCTGCACGGATTTTCCGATCCGGGTGAGATGATCGGCAAATCCGATTTCGACATCACCACGCCTGAGCGAGCCGAGGCGCTGTTCGCAGCCGAGCAGAGCCTCATCGAGCGGCGAGAGCCGCAGGTCGAGTTCGAGGAGGCGCTGGTCGACGAGACCGGTAACGAGCGATGGTTTGCCACCGCCAAGGTGCCGCTGCATTCGGCCAATGGCGAAATGATCGGCATTGCCGGCGTCACCCGCGACATCACCGCGGACCGCCAGTTGCAGCAGGATCTGATCGACAGCCGCAATACGCTGTCCTACGCGCTGGCGGAAATGTCGGATGGCCTGGCCATGTTCGACCGCCAGGGCAATATCATCCTGTGCAACGAGCAGTATAGCGCCAGTTTTCCCTATACCAGCCACCTCCGCCGGGCCGGCGCCAACCTGCGTGACGTCCTGCAGGAGGTGGTCAAGACCGGCGAGCAACTCAATGTTCCCGCCGGCCAGGAGCGGGCCTGGATGGACCAGATCCTCGCCAACCTCCACCGCGAGACGGAAGAAGAGGTCAACCTGTTCGACGGACGATGGCTGCAGTTGCGCACCCGTCCGACCAGCGAAGGCAAGACCCTGGTCGTGGTAACAGATGTGACCCGGCTCAAGACCACCGAGCTCGCGCTGCATTCTGCCGCCGATCAGCTCAAGCACCTGGTCCGCACCGACGGCCTGACGGGCCTGCTCAACCGCCGCGCCTTCGACGAGGTGATGGAAACCGAGATTGCCCGCAGCGCGCGCGCCGCGCTGCCGATGAGCCTGCTGCTGATCGATGTCGACCGCTTCAAGGCCTATAACGACGAATACGGCCACCCGGCCGGCGACGAGGCGCTCAAGCTGGTGGCCAGGCACCTTCGCGGTGCGCTGAAGCGACCCGCCGACGCGGCGGCGCGATATGGTGGCGAGGAATTTGCCGCCATCCTGCCCGATACCGACGAAGACGGTGCCTACCTGGTTGCCGAGGCTTTCCGGCGGTCACTCGCCGAGGCCAAGTTGCCTCATCGCGGCAGCGAGCGGCGCTTCCTGACGGCAAGCGTTGGTGTCGCCACCTACATGCAGGACAATCTCCATCGCAGCGCGGCCGAACTCATCCAGACTGCCGATGAGGCGCTCTACAGCGCCAAGGCTGCCGGCCGCGACCGCGTGTTCGGCACGCGTGTCGCCGGCAACCAGCGCAAATACGGCACGCTCAGCCGGTAGCTAGTCGAGCTGATCGGCACGCCTGCCCCACCAGCGGGCTTGCCGCCTCCAATGCATTCGCGGCCGGTCGATCGGCCGATGCGGCGACTTGAACCAGTAAAAGGGGCGCCAGAGGAGTTCGATGGCGGCGCGAAGGGTCGCATAGCCCATCAACAGCCAGTAGACCGGCAGGCCTGCCTGGGCGGGCAGCAGCGCCATCCTGCCAAGCCTGAGCAGGCCAAGCACCGTCATGGCCAGGGCGCTGCCATAGCCCAGCGCCAGCACCGCTATATAAAACGCGCTCCATACGTCGCTGTCGAACCAACCCAGCCCGGCAAAGCCGCGTATCAGCAGCACAATGGCAAAGCCGCAATGCAGCATCGGCGCCAGGATCATGCCAAGCAGCAGGGCCTCGACCACCAGGAAAGATGGCAAGCCCATCTCGGCGATCAGCCGGCCAGGATCGCGATTGTGCACGATAAAGGTCTGCATCCAGCCCTTCATCCAGCGGGTACGCTGACCGATCCACGGCCCGAGCTGGGTCGGCGCCGTCTCGCGCGTCGCCGAGGCCAGCACGTCGACCCGGAGTTTCCGCCGCGCCAGGCGAAGGCCGAGATCGGCATCCTCGGTGACATTGTAGGCGTCCCAGCCACCCAGCTCGCGCAGGGCCCTGAGCCGGAAATGGTTGGAGGTTCCGCCCAGCGGCATGGGCAGGCGCCAGCGGGCCAGCGCTGGCAGCAGCACCAGGAACAGGCCGGCATATTCACCGGCAAACAAGGCCGCCAGCCAGTTGCGGCGATTATTGTCGATCACCAGGCTCGCCTGCAGGCAGACCAGGTCGTCATCGTCGCGAAAGCGCAGCGCGGCCTTCCATAGCTGATCGGGATCGGGCACGTCCTCGGCATCGAAGACAACGACATGCTCACCCCGGCACAGCGGCAGGGCAAAGTCGAGCGCCTTGGGCTTGGTGCGGGGCATGGCGTCGGGCACCGTCACCAGCGAAAAGCGGGGATCGGCCAGACCGGCGCGGACCGCCTTTATGGTTTCGACCGAGCGCGCCTCCACCACGAATTTGATATCCAGACGCTCGGCCGGATAGTCCAGCGCGGCCATGGCGGCATAGAGCTGGGGGACCATGCCGGCCTCGTTGTGCAGCGGGATCAGCACCGAGTAATCGGGCAATTCCTCGTCGGGCGGGCGCCGGGCCGCCGGGGGTGGCTTGACCGGGGTGAACATCGCGCCAAGGCGGATGGCGGCGGGCAAGACCAGCATGACGAAAGCCAGCGGCAGCAACCAAAGCTGCGCGACGAACGGCGCCAGCAGCAACATGCAAGACAGCAGCGCCAGCGCGGACACAAAGCCGGTGCGCGCCAACCGCGTGAGTTCCAGACTGGCCGAGGCATAGGGCCAACGCCGCGCCAGTTCCTGGCGGGCCGCGTCGATCAGCGCAGGGCCTGCCGCCTCGGCCAGATACTCGCGCAGCGCCGGCTCGGGCACGAAGAACAACAGGTTGGCAAGCCGCGGCGTGACGCTGCGCTTGTGCTTGAGGCGGATGACCTCGAAGAATTCGGGCGCGGTGAAGGCCACCTCGCGGTCGAACAATTGCACGCGAAGCATCCGAATGCTGGCGAGAGCCTCGAGCCGGGTTGGTTGCGCATCACCCATGACGCCAGGTGGCACTCGCTCATAAAAGGCGTAGCCGGCCCAGCTGGCGGCCCGCTCCATGACCAGGTCGGTGCCAAGACCCAGCGTGGCGGCGCAATAGCGCAGCACGTCCACTTCGCGTTCGAGCGCGGCCTCCAGCACCCGCAGGGCGCGGGCATCGTCACGCTCGCCGAGAATGGCCTGGGTTAGGTCCAGCGCATCGGACATGGTCGAGGACCTCGATCAGCGCTGGCGCCTCGACCATCGACCCACCAAGACCCAAATTGCCATGTCTATCCGCATGACCCTGCCCCCCAGCAAGAGACGGCCTGCACCAGGGGCGCAGACCTCGCGGGATCGATACTGGTATGGATTTGAATAAAAAGCCAGTTCGGCCAGGCCGATACTATGGCGTGCGGGACGATCGAGTGGAAATGCTTGGCGTGCCAGGATGGGAACGGCGGCCGGGCCGGCAGCCGTTCCCGATACTCAGTGCTTGGCGTTGAACTGATGCGGGTTGAACCGATAGGCGGTCGAACAGAACTCGCAGACCACTTCGATCTCGCCGTCGACTGCCATTTCCTCGCGATCCTCGGCGGTGAAGCTGGTGGCCAGCATGTCCTCGATACGATCGGCCGAGCAGGTGCAGCGCTCGACGACAGGCAGCGGCGTGAACACCCGTACGCCGGTCTCGTGGTAGAGCCGGAACAGCAGGCGTTCCGAACTCAGGTCCGGGTCCGCCAGTTCGAGATCGTCCAGCGTTGCCAGGTGCACCTTGGCCTCGTTCCAGCCATCGGCTTCGACGAAATCGGGATCGGCCGTTTCCGGATTGTCGAAATTGCCATCGCCGGGCAAGTCGGCCATCTGCGACATGCCATGCTCGGGCAGATGCTGGATCAGCACGCCGCCGGCGCGCCAATGCGGCCGGTGGTCGCCCTTCCTGGTGAATTCGGCGACGGCAATGCGTACCTGCGTCGGGATCTGCTCGGACTGCATGAAATAGGTGTGCGCC comes from Devosia oryziradicis and encodes:
- a CDS encoding diguanylate cyclase, encoding MTSSWQMLAGNLAVVALFVLAWAHARFWLRGVPGAVRAALFGLCMGMGAVSTMLMSAEVTPGRFLDLRLSLVAVSAFFGGPLAGLITLLMSLTYRAIMGGAGALPAMATMIVVAFMGLGFRFLVSGRTITVWHALGLGVATAMASTVSAVLQQTANPQNLVPLAVLNTIAIMLASVIFLHARRFAAEHDLLAAALAQSPDYNYIKDRNGRFAAVNERVARLHGFSDPGEMIGKSDFDITTPERAEALFAAEQSLIERREPQVEFEEALVDETGNERWFATAKVPLHSANGEMIGIAGVTRDITADRQLQQDLIDSRNTLSYALAEMSDGLAMFDRQGNIILCNEQYSASFPYTSHLRRAGANLRDVLQEVVKTGEQLNVPAGQERAWMDQILANLHRETEEEVNLFDGRWLQLRTRPTSEGKTLVVVTDVTRLKTTELALHSAADQLKHLVRTDGLTGLLNRRAFDEVMETEIARSARAALPMSLLLIDVDRFKAYNDEYGHPAGDEALKLVARHLRGALKRPADAAARYGGEEFAAILPDTDEDGAYLVAEAFRRSLAEAKLPHRGSERRFLTASVGVATYMQDNLHRSAAELIQTADEALYSAKAAGRDRVFGTRVAGNQRKYGTLSR
- a CDS encoding Hsp33 family molecular chaperone encodes the protein MTTMTTDTTAMSENLMSALGLDRPESGDDTVVPFTLDKLDTRGRSVRLGDALDTILSRHNYPAPVARLLGEAVVLAALIGSSLKFEGRFIMQTQTDGPVNLIVVDFDAPDGLRGYARFDRDALLKAAEEGRTRPSELLGNGHLAMTIDQGAHTERYQGIVALHGNSLEEVAHTYFMQSEQIPTQVRIAVAEFTRKGDHRPHWRAGGVLIQHLPEHGMSQMADLPGDGNFDNPETADPDFVEADGWNEAKVHLATLDDLELADPDLSSERLLFRLYHETGVRVFTPLPVVERCTCSADRIEDMLATSFTAEDREEMAVDGEIEVVCEFCSTAYRFNPHQFNAKH
- a CDS encoding ABC-F family ATP-binding cassette domain-containing protein, whose product is MIRLESIGKQNGKQIVFIDASATLLKGEKVGLVGPNGAGKTTLFRMITGEEQPDEGQVSVDRGTSIGYFSQDVGEMSGRPVVAEVMDGAGPVSALIAEMRALEADMGDPDKAGQMDAIIERYGEVQHQFEELDGYSLDGRAREVLDGLGFSQAMMDGDVGALSGGWKMRVALARILLMRPDALLLDEPSNHLDLESLIWLEDFLQNYSGALFMTSHDREFMNRICTKIIEIDAGSLTTYSGNYEFYQAQRAIAEKNQQAQFERQQAMLAKELDFIARFKARASHAAQVQSRVKKLDKIDRVEPPKRRQTVEFEFRPAPRSGEDVALLKGVSKSYGDRTIYDGLDFHVRRRERWCIMGVNGAGKSTLLKLVTGTADPDTGTVTRGPSVKMAYFAQHAMDVLDGELTVFQQLESSFPQAGQAPLRALAGCFGFSGDEIDKKCRVLSGGEKARLVMAMMLFDPPNFLVLDEPTNHLDIATKEMLISALSQYEGTMLFVSHDRHFLAALSNRVLELTPEGVHVYGGGYTEYVQSTGHEAPGLRS
- a CDS encoding glycosyltransferase family 2 protein, which translates into the protein MSDALDLTQAILGERDDARALRVLEAALEREVDVLRYCAATLGLGTDLVMERAASWAGYAFYERVPPGVMGDAQPTRLEALASIRMLRVQLFDREVAFTAPEFFEVIRLKHKRSVTPRLANLLFFVPEPALREYLAEAAGPALIDAARQELARRWPYASASLELTRLARTGFVSALALLSCMLLLAPFVAQLWLLPLAFVMLVLPAAIRLGAMFTPVKPPPAARRPPDEELPDYSVLIPLHNEAGMVPQLYAAMAALDYPAERLDIKFVVEARSVETIKAVRAGLADPRFSLVTVPDAMPRTKPKALDFALPLCRGEHVVVFDAEDVPDPDQLWKAALRFRDDDDLVCLQASLVIDNNRRNWLAALFAGEYAGLFLVLLPALARWRLPMPLGGTSNHFRLRALRELGGWDAYNVTEDADLGLRLARRKLRVDVLASATRETAPTQLGPWIGQRTRWMKGWMQTFIVHNRDPGRLIAEMGLPSFLVVEALLLGMILAPMLHCGFAIVLLIRGFAGLGWFDSDVWSAFYIAVLALGYGSALAMTVLGLLRLGRMALLPAQAGLPVYWLLMGYATLRAAIELLWRPFYWFKSPHRPIDRPRMHWRRQARWWGRRADQLD